The bacterium genomic interval CCCGTTAAAAGTTGGGAGCTATTTTAGCATCCCGTTGACAGGTGGTACCGGCCTACTTCATCCCATCTGTGGTGAAAAACATCGCTTTAATAGCAACCGGCATCGTTTCGCATAAGATTCGGCTCGCGATGACCCGTTTTCGTTCTTAGAACTACGCCGTGGCAGGAATGGCTGGATTCCGGAAGACTTACGTGTCTAAGTATCTACGTGCCTAAGTATCTAAGTGCCTGAACCGCTCTTTCCCCCCTGTTTCGCTTTTTCTCAGACTTTCTCTGTGTCCTCCGCCTGCCCTGCCTGTCCCGAGCCTGTCGAGGGGAGCTTGTCGCCTGCCCTGAGCTCAGTCGAAGGGAAGGGCGTGAGGCAGCCTTGATCGCCTTTACAGGAATCGCGTCTCTCCTTCCCCCGTGTCCCCGTGCTTGCCACGCCGAAGCTGGTCGGTGGGCGTTAGCGAAGGCGGGTCTCCGCGTCCCGTGCACTTGATTACGCCGCGTCTCCGCGCTTGCCAGCCGTAGCTTTAGCGAAGGTTGGTCACCGCATCTGATCCCCCCCTCGCCCCCTCTTTTGTGAGCGTAGCGTTTTCCCTTCCCGAAACCTCCCTCAATTGCTATAACCCCCACATGTCCGACACCGTCACCGACTTCATAACCGCCTGTTCTTCCTGTACCCAGTGCGGAACCGTGTGCCCTTTTTTGGAAAAGTACGGCTCCCCCGAGGACATCATCGCCAAAAAACCGCAGCTGGCGTTTCTCTGCACCAACTGCACGGGGTGCGACAAACGCTGCCCCCTGGAGCTTTCCCCTTCCGCTGCTCTTTTTGAGACCAAACAACGCCTCATCTCCGAGGGGAGAGTGCCTGAAAAAGCTGCCAGGGCTCTGAAAGGAGCGAAAAGTTTTGCCCAGAGAGGACATGCCGTCCCCTTCCTGCGTTACGACAGCAAGCGGGTCGCTTTCTGGCCCGGCTGTTCCCTTGCGGGCACCAGTCCCGAGGCAGTGGAGGCGACTCGTGCTCTGCTGACATCACTCCTGAATGAAGAGGTGGGCCTGGTACTGGACTGCTGCTTTGATCCCCTCTACCAGATGGGGGAAATCCAGCCGGTTCAGGCGGCGTGCGAGCGCATACGTGAGCGGATATCAGATGCCGGGATCGAGAAACTCATCGTGGGGTGCATTAACTGTCGAAAGGTTTTCGAAAGACATATGCAAGGGGTTGATGTAAGGCACGTTGTCGAGGTTCTTCCTGATGACGTGCTGAAGTCTGTTCCTGATGAAGATCTCTACCTGCACCATCCCTGCCCCGTCTATCACGTTGACGGGATCGCTGAGAAAACCTCATCCATCCTCGGGCACTCAATGACAGATGAAGTTGATGAGCAGCTGATGCCGGCCTGCTGCGGATACGGTGGGAGCATCAACATTCAGGACCCGGACCTCACCGTTAAATTTGCCGAGAGGGTCACCATGGCGGCTTACGGCGCGTCCATCGTCACCTCCTGCATGGGCTGTAAGAACATGTTTCTGAGTAGGGGAACCCCTACCTATCACATCCTGGAACTGATCACGGGGGTTAAGCCGAAGACCAAACCTGTTGGTTTGGCAAGGAAATGGGCCAATCGGCTGCTTCTGGCAAAGAGTAAATAGCAGCCGATCTCAGATCCAAAATTTCAATGGAAAATACATACAGTTCAGAGATGTAGAGTTTATTCTGCGTTCTACATTCTACGTTCTACATTCTGACTATAAAGTCCCAACACCCCAAACAACAGCGGCATCACCACGGCAATGAGGGGAATAACCAGCAGGGCCGGCATGCGTGCCGGATCCAGGATATGATAGGCGACATATATCAGAGTGCCGCTTAATAAATAGGCTTTAATGGGGATTTCTCCCTTACCACCGATCCCGTGCGCAAAGAGGAAAAAGTAAATAACGAGGGACAGGGTCGTGGCTATGGCCGCGCCGAACACTCCGGCGAAAGGGATCAGGTAGAAGTTCAGGAACGCGTTGATGAGGAAAACCTTCAGAGCGATGCGGTTCAGTCCCTGTTTCCGGCCGTCTATATTAAACAGAGGCTCCAGAACGACCGTGGAGGAGAAAAGGAGAAGGCCGGGAAGAAGCAATGAGAAGATCTTGAAAGATATGGGTAAATCCCCCTGGACCCTGAAAACAGCCCTCAGCAGATAGGGGAAGTACAGCAGAAAGGTTAGCGCGATGACAGCGTGGAATGAAAAGAACCGGGCCGCGGTCCTCCGTGAATCTGCAAAGAGCTTCATATGATCATTACCGGTAGATAGGTATACCCTCACTCGGTATAGGGGCGCGGCGCCCAGTGGAATTATCAGAAAGAAGCGAGCCAGAACCGAGGCTTCGGCATAAGAGCCCTCCTGAACAGCCGAGACAAAGAACCCCAGAATAAAGAAATCCACGAAGAACAGGACCCTCAACCCCTCGTGTGTAAAATAGTAACGCAGGCTTTCCCTGATGGTGGCTCTTGCCGTCCCCAGCCTTGCCAGTGCTGCTGTGAGGGAAGGCATACGGACAGCCCGTTTTACAAGGAGAATATGGGCGATCTCCGAGAAAACAAATGCCGTTACCAGAAGATCGGGACGGATCCCCGTACCTGTGAGGAGAAATACGGAACCCAGCAGAACAAGACGTTTTACGACCCCCGCCCTCGATGCGGTGACATGGTCACCCCTGCCGTGGAGAACAGACGCCTGAAAACCGGAATAAAGGTTAAAGGGAACCGCTACGGCAAGCACACAGAAACCCGGCCAGGCTCCGCTCCCAACCACGCTTGCGCCGACGATCCATTTCCCCAATACAAGAGTCCCCAGGCCACCCATAAGACCGGAGATCAGGATCACTCCCTTTGTCCGGGCGAGCAGGCCGTCGACATCCTTCCCGCCTCCCACAGCAAGCTCCCTTTCCGCGTACTTGCCAACGCCGAACTCCACAAGGAAACTGACGATGACAAAAGCTGAGAGGAGAAAGGTATAGACACCAAGTCCACCGGGGCCGTAGGAACGCCCTATCATAACAAGCAGGAACAGGGAGACTCCTATATCCACCGCCGCTTCTCCCACGGAAAGGACATAGCTTTTTATCTCGTCGATAGGACGCGTAACCTCTCCCGATGTCCAGTTTGGAAGATCCCGTCTCATGTTCATAAATCACTCTTCAGGAAATTATAAAGAAAGGGGCGTACCAGGTTACCCGGTATGCCCCCTTCAGTTTGCGCTGAAGCACCTGTTCAGCGAGTCATCGTCATGACGGTGCGGGTTTCTCCTCATCGTGTTCGTCGCACTTGCAGGTTTTGATCCCCAGCCAGCTGTAAGGTGGACAAAAGCCGAAAACAGCTGTTGCAACCAGCATCACCGCGAGCAACCCAAGGATCACCGCAATGGGTCCTCCCATCGCTCCCGTGATGAGAGCATAGAATATCCCGGCAGCTACTGTGGTCCGTACCACACGATCCGTTTTTCCCATATTGTGTTTCATGGCCTTACTCCCTTCATGCAAGAAGCCTTCATGACGCGGAGACGCGGTGATGGGGAGACGCGGTGTAGAATTCCCACTCTCCGTGTCCGCGAGTCTCCGAGTCCCCGTGTCAGGCGGTTATTCCTTGATCTCTTCAGCTTCTCCAACAGTATAACCCACATCGTTAAGCGCCTTGGTGGTCATTTCCAGGTCTGCCCCAGTATCCTCAAAGCGCACTGTCAAGGTGTGGCTCGTTATGTCGGCCTTCACCTCTGATACGCCCTCAATAGGTTCGACGGCCCGCCGGGCCCTCGCGGCTGTGCTCCCTCAAACGACTCCCGGGACAGGAAGGCTATAGCCCACTACGGCCGCATACGCAGCGGTGGCGGCGCACAACAGCAGCACAGTTATAAAGAGTACTTTTCACATTTCTACTCCTTTCCCGGTTTCTCTTCCGGGAGGGGTGCCAATTCGGTAGCGTCCCTGGGAGCAGGGACGGGCCGGAAGCCGACCAGATCCTCAAGCGTATTCCAACCCCAACCGGTTACAGCACCAGACTTCATGATGATCGGTAACAGTTCGTCCTCGGTAACCAGATCATCCCCCTTTTTCATCCCTGTATAATAATACATGACCTCCATCGATTCTCCATCAATATTCCTGACGTACCGTGTGGCGTAGGGGTTGGTGACCTGGCCGGACATCTGAAGAAGCTGAACCTCCTCCAGCAGGGTCTGAATAACCTCCGGTCTGGTCATCCCCATCTTCACTCCACCGGGTCCGGTGGAAGTTTCCTTCCCATTTTCGGTCTGATTACCTTCGCAACCGATGAGCAGTGAAGTTAAAAGGAACATGAAGATGACTAAACTTCGGATACTGAACATGGCTTATTCCCATCCCCGTTCATCCCCGACGCGGGACAGTTCACGTCTGGCATCAGCCTCGATCCATCGAGCACTGGGTGAATTCCGCCCTTCGATTTTTTTTATTGTGGCCATGGCCTTACTCCAGATGGCCGGATTTTTTTACCGATCGCCCTCAAAGCCCAGTTTTCCATTTGCTGCCCGGTAACGGCAGAAGGTTCGTCGATCATGGTGGCCAGAAGGCGGGCTTCGTGGATCCCGGTTTCCCAGAGCTGCAAAGCCAGATCATGGCTCTTTTCCACCTGCCGCGCCAGCTTGCGTAGATCGGTGACTTTGATACTTAGGGCATTGTCAATGTTTATACCAAAACGAGCCATGCCGGAGCGGTTTTCTTCTGACTCCATTGAGTGGAGGATAGCGAGGATGGATTGGATACTGGTGGGTTTGTCAGGCATGGTGGCTCCGGGCAGGCAGCACGCAGTTTAAATCTTCAAAGTGTTATTACTTCTTAAGGGTAGCTTTATATCCATACAACATTCTGCTCACTTCCGTTAACAATTGCTCCAGTTCACCGATATTACCATAACCCAGGTCGGCGACCAGGATCAGATAATACCTGCACTCTTCTAGCCCGCATTATTCATGATGGTGATGAGATGTGAGCTAACTGAGGGCTATTTCCATGTAACGGTGTTTATCCCGGGTTGATTTTTTCCTGTATCCCTCTGCGATGTTGGCAGGAACGGATACCGCCGCTCGAGTGAACTGCGACGTCAATTTATCTTTCAAATTGCCATCAGAAGAAGTACTGCAAATCTGTTGCCAATCAAGGATTTTCGCTATTTTTCAGCAAAATATGCTAAAGAGTTTTACTGCGTGCTGCGTCCTGCGTTCTGCGTGCTGCCTTTAATTTCCAAACACTTCCTCCAACAGCTTCGTCACCCTGGCCGCCGGGTCCTTGCGGATCTTTTTTTCCTCTTCACCTACCATGAAGAAAAGGCCCCCCAGAGCTTCATCAGTGACGTAGTCTTCAAGGTCCACATGGATCTTCTTTACGAAGGGAATGGAGTTGTACTTGTCCATCATCCGCTTGTAGCTCTGAACGACCCCCACCTGGGCCATGGATTCAGTGACCACAGGTCTGAAAAGCCCATATAAGTTATCTGTGGTCTTGCCCTGGAAATAGGAGGTGGCGGCCCTCTCGTCCCCCTTCACGATCCCGTAGGCGTCCACCACGGTCATGTCACGGATGGCCCCCACGAAGATGTCCACCGCCTGGGGAGCGGCCTTCTCAGCGGCCCTGTTCATGCTGAGAACAAACTCGTCAACGCGGTCATCCATTCCGATCTTTCGAAGCAGTTTTTCCACATCCTCAAGCTTTTCCGGTACCGGTATCTTTATGTTCAGGTTGTCCAAATAACCGTTCTCTGTGGAAACTTTGGAGACGGCGTTCTTTGTTCCGATATCGAGGGCCTCTTTGAGGCCGGCAATAAAGGTGTCCTCCTTGCTTTCCCTGGGTTTTGTCACCTGCTTGATCAGGTCATCAAAGAAACCGGCAAAGGAATGTTGGGGGGTGGTTAGAAGGAAGAAAACGGGGAGGAGGAGATAAACACATCTTTTCATGGAAGAAGGCTCCTTGGGGGAAAGTAGTAATTGAATGTAGAATGTTGAATGCAGAACGTAGAAGTTTAGATCCCAGTCTGCATCCCTCTGATCATCCAAATCATTTTGTATTAAATACTTATGAATTCACAGAACATTTTCCACGCACTGAGGTTTATGGATTAACTGTGCAATTAAAAAGAGCCGTAATTTCCATAGCAGCCAATATCGCTGAAGGCTTCAGGAAAAGATCAAAAGCTGAGACGCACAGATATATGGAAATAGCCCACAGTTCTCTTGAAAACTGCCAATATTATCTTATCCTGGCTCGAGATCTGGGTTATGGTGAAAAAGCCGAACTGGATTGCCTCCTGACCGAGATCAGTAAAATGCTATTTTCGTACAAATCGGCTTTGAAGAGAAATGTGGAGTAGCATCAATGCTTTATTCAACGTTCTACATTCTGCATTCTACATTCTGCTAAAGGGAGTACCATGCGCCGCTCTGACAAACAAATAACCGACCCCGCCGAACTCGAGTCCCTCCTGAGCAGCAGTGAGATCTGCCATCTTTCCATGGTGGACGACGGAAAACCTTATGTTGTCCCCATGAACTTCGGTTATGCGGACGGGGCGCTGTACTTCCATTCGGCGCCTGAAGGCAGGAAGATAGATATCCTTGGAAAGAACCCGGATGTCTGTTTCAGCATCATTGCCAGAAACATCCTCATCAAAGGTGAAAAGGCCTGTTCCTGGACGGCAAAGTACAGCAGCGTCACCGGAACTGGTAAAGCCGAGGTCATTAACGTCAGGAAAGAGAAGGAAAAGGGCATGTCCATCCTGATGAGTCAGTACTCGGATAAGGAGTTCGATTTTTCCGAAGTGGATCTCACCGGGGTTGTGGTTATCAGGGTTGTGATTGAAGAAATAACAGGGAAATCGTCAGACGCGGGTAAAGAACTGGAGGGGGCGAGAGGGAGATTGGGGAAAAGATCTCGTACGTGCGTGGAGGGTGCGTGCGTGGAGCGTGAATCTTGGAAATACACGCAGTCATCGCGAACCATCAGCCATGTGAAGCGATCTCGGGTTTTTGAGATTTGAGATCTGAGATTTGAAATTCGCGTTTCTAACAGGGATGAAGGGGGTAAAGGGGATATAGGAAAACCAGCACCGCCAGCTTGCCGCGGCGCAGTCCGAAGGACGAAGACGGGTCATTCCGGGCAGAACTGTATCCAGGTATCTACGTATCTAGGCAAAACCGTAAATCAAGATCCCCGAAATCCGACATCCAACTCCCGGCCACCGGCCGGAATTTTTTCTTGGACACCTCGAAACCTGCATACTTAGATACCGCCTTGTCCGGAATCCAGTTGCTATAAATGCGATGTTTTGAAACGCAGAGACCGCGAAGGACGCAGAGGAAATCTAGCTTGAGTCTTGGGTTTTAGACCCTGGACACTAGACCCCACACCCCACACACTGAACGCGGAGTCCCGCTTATGGCGGGATGAGGATTGGCAGTTGTAAGTCGCACTTGGATGAACTGTGCTTATCGGTTCGCTAGAGTGTGGTAGATGCAAGGCCAGAGTCCCGAGAAACACCGGCTTGTCACGCCATAGCTCGGAGAGCGACGGCGGAAGGCGTATATGGCGACATACGTCGAGGCTTTCCGAAGGGTGATAACGCAGCAGATGATGTGTTATTGAGGGCCGTACTAAACCTGTTGCGGTCTATTCACGAGGTATATCCCCCCCGCAACACATATAAGTCCAAGCCAAAGCTGCAAGGGCAGGGGATCCCCTAAAATAACCCCACTCAGCAAAACTCCAAACAAAGGAACCAGAAACAGGAAGGAAACCAGTCGGCCCACCGGATAAGTGTGGATCATCCAGAACCAGAGAAGGTAACAGATAAAGGCCACAACGACGCTCTGGTAAAAAAGGGCTCCGAGAACAGGAGCTGACAGGACTACCGGCTTACCCAGATCCAGGATCAACCAGCCCACTGCCAGCACCGGGATGGAGTAAAAGAGCTGGGAAAAAAGTGTCTGGTAGTGGTCGAAAGGGCGCTTTCCGGTGGACCATTTGATATATACCGTCGTTGCCGCCCAGAACAAAGCCGCCACAACCTCGAGAAGGTCGCCTATCCAGTAGTTCGGTGGCAGGTTCACTGACTTTACCCCGAAGACCAGGACCACGCCCAGAAATGAGATCACAAGGCCGGAGGTTTTGACAGGTGTCAGGCGGTCGCCCTTGAGGAATAAGTGTGCCCCGATGGCTGCCCAGAAAGAATGAGTATAGAGAAAAATGACCGCCCGGGACGCCACGGTATAGGATGTCCCCCAGTACAGAAACAGGAAATCCAGACCGAAGAGAATGCCGATCGTTACGCCAAACCTGATGTCTGGCCCTTTCATCCACACCGACTTGCCCCTGGCGGTGGCAAGTCCCCACAGGAGCGTGGCCGCTATCATGGATCGGACGGTGGCAGCGCCCATGGGCGGAAAACCAATGTTGCCAATCTTTATGGAAACCATGTTTCCGCCCCATATGAGGCAAATGAAAAGCAGGAGCGCTATCCCGCTGAAGGGAATGTGCTTTGATGTTCCGGAATTCAATATTGTTTACCTCGCAAAAAGAGGACCGTGGGGGCGGCCCTCCTGTTTGTGTGGTTATCCGACGCGGTGAAGGGGTGAAGGGGAGACGCGGGGTGAGCACTTCTTCCCGTGTCATATTTAACTTCGCCCTGCGCCCTCCGCACTTCGCACTGAGGAGATGAGACTATGTCTCATCTTCTCCGGGCCATTTAGCAAAGGGAAAAGGCCTTTCCTCCGAGTTGTATGTCCAGTAGCTCATTATCTGATAGATGAATATAGACAGCCCTTCACCGAACTCCTTGAGTCGGATATTTTGGCGGCCGGTGAACACAACAAAGAAGAACTGGAGGAGGATCACCACAAATACGATGACCTCCGTCACGCTGTAGATAATCGCGAACAGAATCATGAACATTCCACGGAGCCATGTTTGCCCGTTTTTGAGGTTATTGAATATTCCCTGTTTTTCACTCATGCAGCCCCCTTATAGTCTTATCTGACTGAAATTAATGATCGATCTGGTCCATGAGTGTGAGGTTATCTCTTATCGCTCCAAGGTTCAAGGGAGGAAAGAAAAATACCGCACCCCTTTACCAATAATTATGCGTCGATTTTTGCCCTCAACTTTTTTACATCCCCGCGCTTTTTCTTCTCTTCCAGTTCCCGGGTTCGCACCGACCTGGACTTCCGTGTGGGAACCCTTTTTTTCCTGGGTGTTTTACTCTCTTCGATCCTGCGGACAAGACGTTCCAGCGCATCCTCCATGTTCCGGTGCTGGGAGCGCTGGCGCCGCCCGATGACGATGATACCGGTGGGGATGTGCTGGAGGCGGACCGCCGAGTCAGTGACGTTCCTGTGCTGCCCCCCGGGCCCGCTGGCCCGGAAGGTGGTAATTATACATTCTTTTTTTAGTGCATTGAGATCCATAATATTTCAGAATGCAGAATGTAGAACACAGAAGAAATGCTCAAAAATCCTTTGACAACGATATAGGCAACAACAATTCGTTTTCTACGTTCTACGTTCCACAACCTGCTCTTACCCTACTTCATTATACTCTCTCACTCTGAATCGTGCGCCAATATCCACCGCGATCTTCCGACATACCTCGATATCAACTTCCGGATGTGCTACCACTGTCAGCACCACATCCAGGCCTGCGGCGACGCATTTCCGGGAGAAGTCCAGCAGCGATCCGTAGGGGTCTGGCCCTACGCTGGGGCGGCACAGCCTGTCGAAGGTGTCGGCGTCCTGGGCGTTCAGGCTAATGGAGATAGTATCGATGGCGTAGGTGAGTTCAGGGACGATATTTTTTCTGTGGTAGAGGTTTGCCAGGCCGTTGGTGTTCAACCGGATATCCATGGAAGGCTTGAGCTCCTTGATCCTGGATGCCATCTGAAGAACTTCGGGGAGGCGGATAGTGGGTTCTCCGTAACCGCAGAAGACGACCTCAGATCGGTTCTGCCACCCTTCTTCCTCCAAAGCCTTGATCATCTCATCAGGGGTTGGGTCACGCTGGAGCCGCAGATTATGTCCTTTGACAACGGGGTTTACACTTCTCTGGCAGAAGGTGCAGGAGTTAGTGCAGCTTCCGGTTACGTTGAGGTAGACTGAATCCCTGATCGTGTAAGCCAGTATGGAAGATGGGAGGTCCACAGGCAGGCGGAAAAGCTCCACAGCGTTCCTTGTAGTCACCCGGCCCACATCGCTGATCGAGAGTCCTTTGACTCCGGCGATGTACTCAGCTACAAGATGGACGTAGGCCGGTTCATTGCGCTGGCCCCGGAATGGGTGAGGAGTAAGGTAGGGGCTATCGGTTTCCACCATCATACGCTCCAACGGTACCAGTGACAGGACACTTTCCGCCCATTCCCTGTTTTTTCGTCCCTCGTAAGTGATCGTACCGGTAAAGGACAGATAAAGGCCCATCGCCAAAAACGCCTCAGCGTCCTGGATGGTCCCGGAAAAACAGTGAACCACACCTCCTCTTTCCGGCAGACCCTCCTCCTCCAGGATCTGCAGGGCCCTGGAATAAGCGTCACGGACGTGTATAACCACAGGCTGTCCGGTCTCCTTTGCCAGTGCGAGGTGCCCACGGAACGATTCCTCCTGGAGCTCCCGCGGCGAGCGGTCCCGGAAAAAGTCCAAACCAGTCTCACCAACCCCTACGACCCTTTTGCGTCGGGCAAGTTTCCCCAGTTCTTCCATGGCAAGTTCATCCATATCCTGGGCGTCGTGGGGATGGATCCCTACAACAGCGGAAACCTCCCTGAACTTTTCCGCTATCTTGAGGGCCCTTCTGCTTTCGGGCAGGGTCGAGCCTACTGTGACAATGTGAATAACACCGGCGGCATGTGCCTTTTCAAGGACCTGTTCCAGATCGGACTTGAACTGGCGCATTTCCAGGTGGGCATGGGAATCTATAAGGTACTGTTTCATCAGGTCATGTGTCCTTTTGAGTCCTGCATGGAAATTCCGGAATAGGGGAAAAGGGGAAGAGGGGAATGTGAGAATGAATCTTTGTTTTGGTCTCCTTTTCGCCTCTTCTCCTCTTCTGCTGTCTCTTCCCCTATTTAATCCTCACTCCCGCCCCCACCTCCTTATCGAAGGTCACAAGGGCGAGGCCGTTATCGTCGTGAGCGGCCAACAGCATTCCGTTGGATTCGACGCCCATGAGTTTGGCCGGTGCAAGGTTTCCCACCACGGCTATCGTTCTTCCCACAAGATCGTCCGGCTCATAATATTCGGCAATACCGGCAACGATCTGGCGTTTTTCTCCCGTGTCAACGATCATACGTATAAGTTTTTTGGATTTCGGTACCGCTTCGGCTTCCAGGACCTTACCGGTGACGAGCTCGACTTTGGCGAAATCCTCGATACCAATAACGTTGTCGGTCTTTTGTGGTTCTTTCTTCATCCTTCCTCCTTCATCCTTCTTATCTTCTTTTTCCTCTATCCTCGGAAACAGAGCCGGCCCCCTGAAGGTCTTTGTACCCCCAGGCAACCCGCCCCACTTTTCAAGGGAGGTGATCGTGTGAAGGTCTTTTTCCCGGGGGATCCCCAGCTGTCGGAACATTTTCTGTCCAGTCTCCGGCATGAACGGGTTTATCATCACGGCTATCTGACGGATAGCTTCGAAGAGGGTGTACATTACTGAATCCAGCTTGGCTTCCTTACCCTCCTTGGCGAGTGTCCACGGTGCGGCCGAGTCAATATATTTGTTGGCCGCTCCGATGAACTCCCACACCGCCTTCAGGGCGCGGTCGAAAGACAGGGCTGCCATGTGCTCGTCCAGTTCATTCACTGCCTTGTGGGAAGCCTTAACGAAAGCCATGGAAAGATCTCCCATTTTAGAATCGTCAGGTGCGGGGGGGATCACGCCATCCCTGTATTTTTCCAGCATCCCGAGAGAGCGCTGGAGAAGGTTCCCTATGTCGTTGGCGAGGTCCGAGTTGATCCGTCCCACCAAAGCCGGGTGGGAAAAATCGCCATCCAGCCCGAAGGGAACCTCCCGCAGGAGGAAATAGCGGATGGCATCTGCTCCGTACTTATCCAGAAGCAGGTTCGGTTCCACCACGTTGCCCACCGACTTGGACATCTTTTGCCCCTCGATGGTCCACCAGCCGTGGGCGAATACTCTCGCGGGAGGGGCCAGTCCCTCCCCTTTGAGCATGGTGGGCCAGTAAATGGTGTGGGTCGTCAGGATGTCCTTACCGATAAGATGGGTGCAGTTGGCCCAGAACGCCGCGAAC includes:
- a CDS encoding peptide chain release factor-like protein gives rise to the protein MDLNALKKECIITTFRASGPGGQHRNVTDSAVRLQHIPTGIIVIGRRQRSQHRNMEDALERLVRRIEESKTPRKKRVPTRKSRSVRTRELEEKKKRGDVKKLRAKIDA
- a CDS encoding (Fe-S)-binding protein → MEKYGSPEDIIAKKPQLAFLCTNCTGCDKRCPLELSPSAALFETKQRLISEGRVPEKAARALKGAKSFAQRGHAVPFLRYDSKRVAFWPGCSLAGTSPEAVEATRALLTSLLNEEVGLVLDCCFDPLYQMGEIQPVQAACERIRERISDAGIEKLIVGCINCRKVFERHMQGVDVRHVVEVLPDDVLKSVPDEDLYLHHPCPVYHVDGIAEKTSSILGHSMTDEVDEQLMPACCGYGGSINIQDPDLTVKFAERVTMAAYGASIVTSCMGCKNMFLSRGTPTYHILELITGVKPKTKPVGLARKWANRLLLAKSK
- a CDS encoding DUF4389 domain-containing protein, giving the protein MSEKQGIFNNLKNGQTWLRGMFMILFAIIYSVTEVIVFVVILLQFFFVVFTGRQNIRLKEFGEGLSIFIYQIMSYWTYNSEERPFPFAKWPGEDET
- a CDS encoding DMT family transporter — protein: MNSGTSKHIPFSGIALLLFICLIWGGNMVSIKIGNIGFPPMGAATVRSMIAATLLWGLATARGKSVWMKGPDIRFGVTIGILFGLDFLFLYWGTSYTVASRAVIFLYTHSFWAAIGAHLFLKGDRLTPVKTSGLVISFLGVVLVFGVKSVNLPPNYWIGDLLEVVAALFWAATTVYIKWSTGKRPFDHYQTLFSQLFYSIPVLAVGWLILDLGKPVVLSAPVLGALFYQSVVVAFICYLLWFWMIHTYPVGRLVSFLFLVPLFGVLLSGVILGDPLPLQLWLGLICVAGGIYLVNRPQQV
- a CDS encoding DNA alkylation repair protein, translated to MPDKPTSIQSILAILHSMESEENRSGMARFGINIDNALSIKVTDLRKLARQVEKSHDLALQLWETGIHEARLLATMIDEPSAVTGQQMENWALRAIGKKIRPSGVRPWPQ
- a CDS encoding DUF4197 domain-containing protein, encoding MKRCVYLLLPVFFLLTTPQHSFAGFFDDLIKQVTKPRESKEDTFIAGLKEALDIGTKNAVSKVSTENGYLDNLNIKIPVPEKLEDVEKLLRKIGMDDRVDEFVLSMNRAAEKAAPQAVDIFVGAIRDMTVVDAYGIVKGDERAATSYFQGKTTDNLYGLFRPVVTESMAQVGVVQSYKRMMDKYNSIPFVKKIHVDLEDYVTDEALGGLFFMVGEEEKKIRKDPAARVTKLLEEVFGN
- a CDS encoding DUF3192 domain-containing protein, with the translated sequence MFSIRSLVIFMFLLTSLLIGCEGNQTENGKETSTGPGGVKMGMTRPEVIQTLLEEVQLLQMSGQVTNPYATRYVRNIDGESMEVMYYYTGMKKGDDLVTEDELLPIIMKSGAVTGWGWNTLEDLVGFRPVPAPRDATELAPLPEEKPGKE
- a CDS encoding pyridoxamine 5'-phosphate oxidase family protein, whose product is MRRSDKQITDPAELESLLSSSEICHLSMVDDGKPYVVPMNFGYADGALYFHSAPEGRKIDILGKNPDVCFSIIARNILIKGEKACSWTAKYSSVTGTGKAEVINVRKEKEKGMSILMSQYSDKEFDFSEVDLTGVVVIRVVIEEITGKSSDAGKELEGARGRLGKRSRTCVEGACVERESWKYTQSSRTISHVKRSRVFEI
- a CDS encoding DUF2892 domain-containing protein, producing MKHNMGKTDRVVRTTVAAGIFYALITGAMGGPIAVILGLLAVMLVATAVFGFCPPYSWLGIKTCKCDEHDEEKPAPS
- a CDS encoding four helix bundle protein, which translates into the protein MLNAERRSLDPSLHPSDHPNHFVLNTYEFTEHFPRTEVYGLTVQLKRAVISIAANIAEGFRKRSKAETHRYMEIAHSSLENCQYYLILARDLGYGEKAELDCLLTEISKMLFSYKSALKRNVE
- a CDS encoding polysaccharide biosynthesis C-terminal domain-containing protein, with amino-acid sequence MNMRRDLPNWTSGEVTRPIDEIKSYVLSVGEAAVDIGVSLFLLVMIGRSYGPGGLGVYTFLLSAFVIVSFLVEFGVGKYAERELAVGGGKDVDGLLARTKGVILISGLMGGLGTLVLGKWIVGASVVGSGAWPGFCVLAVAVPFNLYSGFQASVLHGRGDHVTASRAGVVKRLVLLGSVFLLTGTGIRPDLLVTAFVFSEIAHILLVKRAVRMPSLTAALARLGTARATIRESLRYYFTHEGLRVLFFVDFFILGFFVSAVQEGSYAEASVLARFFLIIPLGAAPLYRVRVYLSTGNDHMKLFADSRRTAARFFSFHAVIALTFLLYFPYLLRAVFRVQGDLPISFKIFSLLLPGLLLFSSTVVLEPLFNIDGRKQGLNRIALKVFLINAFLNFYLIPFAGVFGAAIATTLSLVIYFFLFAHGIGGKGEIPIKAYLLSGTLIYVAYHILDPARMPALLVIPLIAVVMPLLFGVLGLYSQNVERRM
- a CDS encoding YchF/TatD family DNA exonuclease, which codes for MKQYLIDSHAHLEMRQFKSDLEQVLEKAHAAGVIHIVTVGSTLPESRRALKIAEKFREVSAVVGIHPHDAQDMDELAMEELGKLARRKRVVGVGETGLDFFRDRSPRELQEESFRGHLALAKETGQPVVIHVRDAYSRALQILEEEGLPERGGVVHCFSGTIQDAEAFLAMGLYLSFTGTITYEGRKNREWAESVLSLVPLERMMVETDSPYLTPHPFRGQRNEPAYVHLVAEYIAGVKGLSISDVGRVTTRNAVELFRLPVDLPSSILAYTIRDSVYLNVTGSCTNSCTFCQRSVNPVVKGHNLRLQRDPTPDEMIKALEEEGWQNRSEVVFCGYGEPTIRLPEVLQMASRIKELKPSMDIRLNTNGLANLYHRKNIVPELTYAIDTISISLNAQDADTFDRLCRPSVGPDPYGSLLDFSRKCVAAGLDVVLTVVAHPEVDIEVCRKIAVDIGARFRVREYNEVG